The following nucleotide sequence is from Nitrospira sp..
TTGCCTGCCGTTCCTTCAACACCCCCCATTTGCGTACCGGGTATGAATTGATTCGAGACGCAGATTTTCTGCGCGAAGGGGCGAGGATTGCAGAGCAGGCCGTGGAGAAGGTGCGGGCTCCGGCCGTGCATGCCGGGCGTTATGATCTTGTGCTGGACCCGGAGCACCTCTCGCTGACGATGCATGAATCCTGCGGCCATCCCAGCGAATTGGATCGGGCGCTGGGCTATGAGGCTAATTATGCCGGCACCAGTTTCCTGACGCCGGACAAGCGCGGCACGTACCGATATGGATCGGCGGTCGTCACCCTGGTGGCTGATAACACGGAGGCGGAAACCCTGGCCGCCACGGGGTACGACGACGACGGGGTGACCTGTCAGCGGTGGGACATCGTGCGGGACGGGATTTTCGTCGGCTACTGTACGAATCGCGAGGTGGCCGGGAAAATCCATGAGGAACGGTCACGTGGATCGAACCGGGCCGATAGCTGGGGCAGCGTCCCGATGGTGCGGATCGCCAACATCGGGCTTGAGCCGGGGACGGCCACGCTCGACGATTTGATCGCCGACGTGAAGTGCGGCATCTATATCGAAGGCCATGGGTCCTATAGCATCGATCAGCGGCGGTACAATTTTCAGTTCGGCGGCGATGCGTTCTGGCTCATCGAGAACGGTCGCCGCACCCACATGCTGCGCGACGTCGTGTACCACGGCATGACGCCGGAATTTTGGGGCAAGTGCGACGGCGTGGCCGATCGGAGCCACCGCCGCCGCTATGGTTTCATCACCTGCGGCAAGGGGCAGCCGGGACAATCCGGCTGGATGACTCACGCCGCGTCCCACGCCCGCTTCCGACGTATCGATGTAATGACCGGACAGGCCAAGGCATGACGTCGCCCATCACTGCATCATGGCCCAAGTTAACGAGCCGGCAGGAGTTCGAGTTCCTTACGGAACTCGTCATGAAGCACTCGGCCGGCGACCATACCGTCCTCTCGATCCGGGATGTCCACGGCGGCACGACCCGCTTTGCGAACAACCAGGTCATCCAGAATGTCCATCAGCGACGCGGCACCCTCTCCATTACGGTGGCGTTCGGTCGGCAACAAGGCAGCGCCTCCACGACGGACTTCACGGCCGGCGCGGTGCGAGAGACCCTCAAACAGGCGGAACGGATCGCACGGGTCTCGCCCGAGGATCCGGAGTATTTGCCGCCGGTCGGGGCCCAGGCCTATCTGGGGCTCCCCACCTCTCGGCCGGAAACGGCTGCGGCCGGGCCCGCGCGTCGGCTCGACTATGCGCGGGAGGCGATCGGCCAATGCAAGATGGAGAACCTGAATGCGGCCGGCACGGTCTCGTCCAGTCTGGCGGTCGTGGGTCTGGCAGCCGACACCGGCCTGACGGCGTATGAAGAACGGACCGAGGCGCGCTTCAGCCTCACGGTGCAAGCCGGCGACGCCACCGGTTGGGCCGCGGCTGCCCACCGCTCACTCGATCGGCTCCACATACAGGAGCGGACCTTGACGGCAATCAGCAAGGCGAAGCGCGGGGACGACGATCCGCAGGAATTGCCGCCCGGCCGTTATACGGTCATCCTGGAGCCGGCCGCCGTGTCCGGCCTGCTGAGCGGGATGCTCTGGACCCTGGACGCCAAATCGTTCGACAAGGGGACAAGTCCCTTCAGCGGGAAACTCGGCGCGCGGATCATCGATCGGCGACTGTCGCTGGTCAATCAGCCGGACCATGTCGATCTGCTGGGCTATAGCTTTACATCGGAGGGGCTACCCGTATTCGGGTCATGCTGGATTGAGGCGGGCGTCCTGAAGCAGCTCCTCCATGATCGGTATACGGCGCAGCAACACCAGGTCGACCGGATCGCCACCCTGGAGTCACCCGTGTTTT
It contains:
- a CDS encoding TldD/PmbA family protein — its product is MKHSAGDHTVLSIRDVHGGTTRFANNQVIQNVHQRRGTLSITVAFGRQQGSASTTDFTAGAVRETLKQAERIARVSPEDPEYLPPVGAQAYLGLPTSRPETAAAGPARRLDYAREAIGQCKMENLNAAGTVSSSLAVVGLAADTGLTAYEERTEARFSLTVQAGDATGWAAAAHRSLDRLHIQERTLTAISKAKRGDDDPQELPPGRYTVILEPAAVSGLLSGMLWTLDAKSFDKGTSPFSGKLGARIIDRRLSLVNQPDHVDLLGYSFTSEGLPVFGSCWIEAGVLKQLLHDRYTAQQHQVDRIATLESPVFSGERPIGTRVEDLIRTTQRGILVTNFWYIRLVNPSDLTLTGMTRDGTFLVENGEIVSAVRNFRFHDSPLRVFNHLDAYTAPAEAVTSETGKALVPAMRIDDFNFSSVTRF
- a CDS encoding TldD/PmbA family protein; its protein translation is MSGSSWDELAELALTRVRAAGVEYADIRLLDTTTRTIGGADRRIAQIRESSDRGFGIRVLHRGAWGFAASCILSLEEVPRIADLAVEIAKGSASLAIEKVRLVPEPVHRDRVTTACRLDPFSVPLEEQTALLLNAMEVIQQHPGVVRSSAGLWAQRDRKLLVSTEGTHLEFSLLAVQGECTATALHDGRFACRSFNTPHLRTGYELIRDADFLREGARIAEQAVEKVRAPAVHAGRYDLVLDPEHLSLTMHESCGHPSELDRALGYEANYAGTSFLTPDKRGTYRYGSAVVTLVADNTEAETLAATGYDDDGVTCQRWDIVRDGIFVGYCTNREVAGKIHEERSRGSNRADSWGSVPMVRIANIGLEPGTATLDDLIADVKCGIYIEGHGSYSIDQRRYNFQFGGDAFWLIENGRRTHMLRDVVYHGMTPEFWGKCDGVADRSHRRRYGFITCGKGQPGQSGWMTHAASHARFRRIDVMTGQAKA